In Setaria viridis chromosome 5, Setaria_viridis_v4.0, whole genome shotgun sequence, the genomic stretch AGATGGACAAGAAACAGGTACAGATACGTCGCGCTGCTCCATTCCCACAAGAACTCCATCCACACCCAGAACTCTCCAATGTCTACTGTCCAGGACCCCTTGGACAGCCCTTTCATTATCAACAATGCAGCTGGAGGAAAACCTAACACGGCAAGAGTTATGTTTGAAGCCAACAGTGCTGCACGAGGAAGGAAATTTATCCCAGAGCGAGCCTTCAGAGGCCGAGAAAACAGACACATCGGGATCACTATCAGAGCCCCAAGCTGCGCTGTGGCAAAATTTATGATTGACATAAGCCCAAGTCCTATGGAGATGGAAGTGATCATTGTAGCTTTCAGAAGTTTCCACTCAACACCAGCTGAGTATGGTGAGCCGAACATGACATAAAGGGCAACCAGTATGACGATGGAAAGCATAGCCCAGATCACTGCACTTTGCATCGGTGTGGCATCAGGGATCTGAGTAATGTAGTATGGAAGTAGAGAAACGACAACTGCCCAAAGTTGGATAACAAGCAATACTTTTGCAGCTTGAAGCCATTTCCATGATCCACCCTTATTACTCTGCAGAAAATGAGCACTGCCATTTGCTTTACTGTCATCAATTGACTTCTCTGCCAATTTTTCCATGGTTTTACTGCCATCAGCAAGAGCAGCAGCAACTATTGGGAGGGGTGCCAAAAGCAGTGCAAACGGAATCATATACACACCAACAGAAATGAACTTGCTTGGAGCTGTAAGGAAGTAGAGGAAAAAGGACTGATGGAACTTTTCAAGCAGATTATTTACTGAACGCACCACTCCTTCCACTAACCTGAATCAAAGGAATTTCCAAACACATTAAAAACTTCTGCTGTGGCCATGATAGAATGTAGATCGAACAAATTTTGCAGAAAATGAAAGCAAAGCTGTTAACATGCCAAGATTTTCAGGCAGTGGCAACATAAAGGTTAAGACCATGTTCCAGTGCTCGGTTCGGTGCAAGAAACTCATCCATCCGTGCACCCATTTTCCATTGGGTTTAGTCACGAAAAAATTGTAGGCAAAACCAATCTGTTATGGTGTTCCTCTAAGTATTACCAGTTCATGCTAACACTTTCATTCCTCCAACTTATTCTTGATATACATAACTTATATGTACTATTATCGATAAGGCCGCATATGCTACCATTCTTACAAAATATTGCAGCTATCAAATGCTCCGGAGGCGCGTATAAGATCCAATATAAGTAATTGTAATTTTGCCTGCTATGTGGTTCAATCTACTAACATGCAATCATCCTGTAAGAATTTGCAAGCTcatgttggaacttggaagcgaAACAATTTTCTGTTATGCTCTATGTTCCTCGGAGATTATACAACTTCTGAAGTTGCTGTACACACTAACAACAAACTTGTGCAAATAATACTCATTGCTGTGAAGTTCTGATAGAAACAGTTGCATGCCTGAATGCACGGCAGAGTTCAATAGCCTTAGTTATCCGATAAGAAGAATACAGTAACAAGAATGGCAGGCCTAGAGTAGTTATAACCTGTCAACCTTCACAAAATGTTTTGTTATGTTTTATGAGACTAGCAAACACACAGAGCGACACTTGTGCAAAGTTGTCTAGTCAACTATTCATTGCAAGTCAATAATCACAAGACACCTCTTATTTCTAACAATAATGCAGCCTGAAACAATACAACAAGAACATACCTTCCCCCCCTTAGAAGAAATAAAGATTTAGCATTCTCATTTCTGACATTAAATGTTGGTGAAAATTCTAAAGAAACTGCATCAACTTGATAATCACGGAAAGCGCCATGGGATCCTGTAGGCACTCCAAGAGCCTGCATCAGAGAAACCACATTAAGAAGGGATTGTAGAGTTACAAAGGAAAGTGTTGTTCAAGTTGAAATAGGAATGATTAATTCCAATTACCTGGTTGTATATAGAGTTAGCAAGGTTTGCAGTCCCCTCCACATAATCAGGGACTGTGATATCAAGCTTCCAGTCtggatttatttttcttaaCACAGTCCCAATGGTATGAAAAAATTCAGCAATAACCCTAAGCCATGCAGAGCTCAGCAAAGAACTAAATGCCGCGATGTTCACACGAAAACCTTGTCTGTGAACAGCTAAATAGTGTACGACATTCAGAAGGTCCAAGTTTGGCATTTGTCCATTAGATGCCTCTGCATACATCATAACACTATCTCTGTCACCATATCTCCGGGTTTCACCAACTTTAAATATGAGAGCAGCAGCCATTGTTCCAGCACGTTTGAAAGACTCAAATTCTGCCTTTTCTGTATTGCCATCATATATATGATCTGCACCATATATCTTGGTATCTAATATCACGGAATGACTCAGGAACACTGGATTATGGTACTGGTTTAACCATGCAGAGACTGCAGTATACTCTCCAAATTGTGAGTCTGCGGATAGCCACACAATATCCTTCGACAGCCATGCTGCTCGGCTTAAGAGGGAGAAGACAGAGAAACCAAGGGCCAGGGATAATAATTCATTTGAGTGAACTCTCTGAGAATTATAAGGAGTAACTAGCACTATCGCTTCTTTTCCATCGCCTCGAGGAGCTCGTATAATGCCAATAGTGTTTATCCCAAAATTGATGTCAGTGCCGTTAGGTTGTATTGCCATGTGATTCGACGTGGAGGTGAAGAACTTCAGAGGATGAAAATGCTTGCTATGAGGGAGGAACTTATGGTAACATACTTCTGCACCCAGATCTTCTATTTGTTGTGCAATGAATTTTGCCATATTTCTGTACATAGAACGAAAAATGTGCGTTGAAGCAAAATCAGATAAAGCCATTTACTCTTTGAGATCCTAGGATTGAAGCAATTTACTCCTTGACTTACTGTCACTTATTTCAAGTGTAGACTTTCATTTACATGTAACTTTCTTTAATTAATCAACTTAGCTCAGAACAAACTTGTACTCATGTTTCTTATGAAACTGAAAATCAGCTCTTTGGCTATTAAGACAGTAAACTCTAAATTTTGAGTTACATATGTGGATTCTACATGCATGCTTACAAGTACAACTAGAATGCAGCAGCAAGCATGTATTTCATCATATAAAGCCCCTCAGCAGCAGGCTTGAAATTTTGGACTAATAAAAATAGAACTACATGACTTCTGTATACAAACATTGATGCAGATGAATGTTAAAGATGAAGGAAGCTACACATGAAGCAAGATAATTCTATACAGAGTAACATACATGCCACCCATTGAATCCCCAGCCGCAGCTTCAATTCCTTTCATAAATCTGTTTGCTTCAATGGCATCTTCAGTAGAAAATAATGGATTTGCAGAGCCTACATacaaagttttatttttagagatcATTTATAAATAGAAGAAGTTCCAAAGGGGAGTCTCAAATGAAAATCATGCCATcattatttatctttttttaaaaaaaaaactcaaccacAGAACAAgttccaagcaagttggggtagccTACAGATGAAACCCACCCAGAGCCACCGGAAAGAGCATAAAAAAGAGGTAGCAGTGGTAGCAGCAGATTTGCATTCATAGGATCACACTTACAAAAATAGAGAAGAGGGTGAGTTACCAGGTATAAGAGCATTCTCCGAGAGGTATGTGTTTTTGGCAagtgaagggaggaggaggagcgcaaTAATGCCCGCAAAGCAACAAATAACACTGATCCCAAATGGT encodes the following:
- the LOC117854499 gene encoding uncharacterized protein isoform X1, with protein sequence MESSAKQETQPKPRLIVRLGVFLASHHILFSVICCFAGIIALLLLPSLAKNTYLSENALIPGSANPLFSTEDAIEANRFMKGIEAAAGDSMGGINMAKFIAQQIEDLGAEVCYHKFLPHSKHFHPLKFFTSTSNHMAIQPNGTDINFGINTIGIIRAPRGDGKEAIVLVTPYNSQRVHSNELLSLALGFSVFSLLSRAAWLSKDIVWLSADSQFGEYTAVSAWLNQYHNPVFLSHSVILDTKIYGADHIYDGNTEKAEFESFKRAGTMAAALIFKVGETRRYGDRDSVMMYAEASNGQMPNLDLLNVVHYLAVHRQGFRVNIAAFSSLLSSAWLRVIAEFFHTIGTVLRKINPDWKLDITVPDYVEGTANLANSIYNQALGVPTGSHGAFRDYQVDAVSLEFSPTFNVRNENAKSLFLLRGGRLVEGVVRSVNNLLEKFHQSFFLYFLTAPSKFISVGVYMIPFALLLAPLPIVAAALADGSKTMEKLAEKSIDDSKANGSAHFLQSNKGGSWKWLQAAKVLLVIQLWAVVVSLLPYYITQIPDATPMQSAVIWAMLSIVILVALYVMFGSPYSAGVEWKLLKATMITSISIGLGLMSIINFATAQLGALIVIPMCLFSRPLKARSGINFLPRAALLASNITLAVLGFPPAALLIMKGLSKGSWTVDIGEFWVWMEFLWEWSSATYLYLFLVHLPCWLLCIHVLLHPCRQSESKMKQE
- the LOC117854499 gene encoding uncharacterized protein isoform X2, whose protein sequence is MKGIEAAAGDSMGGINMAKFIAQQIEDLGAEVCYHKFLPHSKHFHPLKFFTSTSNHMAIQPNGTDINFGINTIGIIRAPRGDGKEAIVLVTPYNSQRVHSNELLSLALGFSVFSLLSRAAWLSKDIVWLSADSQFGEYTAVSAWLNQYHNPVFLSHSVILDTKIYGADHIYDGNTEKAEFESFKRAGTMAAALIFKVGETRRYGDRDSVMMYAEASNGQMPNLDLLNVVHYLAVHRQGFRVNIAAFSSLLSSAWLRVIAEFFHTIGTVLRKINPDWKLDITVPDYVEGTANLANSIYNQALGVPTGSHGAFRDYQVDAVSLEFSPTFNVRNENAKSLFLLRGGRLVEGVVRSVNNLLEKFHQSFFLYFLTAPSKFISVGVYMIPFALLLAPLPIVAAALADGSKTMEKLAEKSIDDSKANGSAHFLQSNKGGSWKWLQAAKVLLVIQLWAVVVSLLPYYITQIPDATPMQSAVIWAMLSIVILVALYVMFGSPYSAGVEWKLLKATMITSISIGLGLMSIINFATAQLGALIVIPMCLFSRPLKARSGINFLPRAALLASNITLAVLGFPPAALLIMKGLSKGSWTVDIGEFWVWMEFLWEWSSATYLYLFLVHLPCWLLCIHVLLHPCRQSESKMKQE